The Amycolatopsis viridis genome window below encodes:
- a CDS encoding mycofactocin-coupled SDR family oxidoreductase, whose amino-acid sequence MAGRVAGKVALVTGAARGQGRADAVRLAQEGADVIVVDIADTLPSVTYSSTTLADLDETANLVEKTGRRAVRVQADVRDLAKLRAGVDAGVAELGGLDIVVANAGICVPAMWDEVTEEVFDDTLGVNVRGVWNTVMVGAPHLVERGGGSIILISSAAGMKVQPFLLPYTTSKWAVRGMAKAFAAELARHHIRVNSVHPAGVNTPMTGESLQAAFARAFERDPKLAGMLTNLLPVAMTEPADIADTVLFLASDESKYVTAHELAPDAGVTEF is encoded by the coding sequence GCGCGGCCCGCGGGCAGGGCCGGGCCGACGCGGTGCGGCTGGCGCAGGAGGGCGCCGACGTGATCGTGGTGGACATCGCGGACACGCTGCCCAGCGTGACCTACTCCTCCACCACGCTCGCGGACCTGGACGAGACCGCGAACCTGGTGGAGAAGACCGGGCGGCGAGCGGTCCGGGTGCAGGCGGACGTGCGGGACCTGGCGAAGCTGCGCGCCGGTGTCGACGCCGGGGTGGCGGAGCTGGGCGGGCTCGACATCGTCGTGGCCAACGCCGGGATCTGCGTGCCGGCGATGTGGGACGAGGTGACCGAGGAGGTCTTCGACGACACCCTCGGCGTCAACGTGCGTGGCGTGTGGAACACGGTCATGGTGGGCGCGCCGCACCTGGTGGAGCGCGGCGGCGGGTCGATCATCCTGATCAGTTCGGCGGCCGGGATGAAGGTGCAGCCGTTCCTCCTGCCGTACACGACGAGCAAGTGGGCCGTGCGCGGGATGGCGAAGGCGTTCGCCGCCGAACTGGCGCGGCACCACATCCGCGTCAACAGCGTGCACCCCGCGGGCGTGAACACCCCGATGACCGGCGAGTCGCTGCAGGCCGCGTTCGCCCGGGCGTTCGAGCGGGACCCGAAACTGGCCGGGATGCTGACGAACCTGTTGCCGGTGGCCATGACCGAGCCCGCGGACATCGCCGACACGGTGCTGTTCCTGGCCTCGGACGAGTCGAAGTACGTCACCGCGCACGAGCTCGCCCCGGACGCCGGCGTCACCGAGTTCTAG
- a CDS encoding TetR/AcrR family transcriptional regulator, protein MTGHGSAGRDRILAAAEELFAEHGYARTSTARLAAAAGVPQGLIFYHFGTKEGLLLALIRERSTQTLADLVPAEVPADPRLAVTELWRRLTRHLGEQTPMHRIVFRESEHHPELRARAREIHDGITDAITVYLARATGHRRPTSRHHTAARMLVAASSAGSVAPGGPALTARAVADLLLDGLG, encoded by the coding sequence GTGACCGGGCACGGCTCCGCGGGCCGCGACCGCATCCTGGCCGCGGCCGAGGAGCTGTTCGCCGAACACGGCTACGCCCGCACCTCGACGGCCCGCCTCGCCGCCGCGGCCGGGGTACCGCAGGGACTGATCTTCTACCACTTCGGCACCAAGGAAGGGCTGCTGCTCGCGCTGATCCGGGAGCGGTCCACGCAGACCCTGGCCGACCTGGTGCCGGCCGAGGTGCCGGCCGATCCGCGCCTCGCGGTGACCGAGCTGTGGCGGCGGCTCACGCGGCACCTGGGTGAGCAGACGCCGATGCACCGCATCGTGTTCCGGGAAAGCGAGCACCACCCCGAGCTGCGGGCCCGCGCCCGCGAGATCCACGACGGCATCACCGACGCGATCACCGTCTACCTCGCGCGGGCGACCGGCCATCGCCGTCCGACCTCCCGCCACCACACCGCCGCGCGGATGCTGGTGGCGGCGTCCTCGGCCGGCTCGGTGGCGCCCGGCGGTCCGGCCCTGACGGCCAGAGCGGTGGCGGACCTGCTGCTCGACGGCCTCGGCTAG
- a CDS encoding DUF1206 domain-containing protein, with the protein MTSGTATGRASRARRSTATQVAGRVGMACWGLVHLVVAYLAVRVASGDSGKEADQKGALQEVGSSTAGQAVLWVLALGLVAFGVWQFLMAAGGYQWRTDKGARIRNRLGSAARGLMVLVLAYTAIRIATGSGSASGNQPQQELSARLLRLPAGQALVAAAGAVVVVVGVAAAVKGIKRSFRQDLDLPLRGGTWVEWLGSAGYVAKGVVYVIIGGLLGYAALRSDAGQAGGVDKALRTLAAQPYGVVLLVIVAAGLAAFGVYSFAAARAHKS; encoded by the coding sequence ATGACGAGCGGCACGGCAACGGGCAGAGCGTCCCGGGCACGGCGGAGCACGGCGACGCAGGTAGCGGGGCGCGTGGGCATGGCGTGCTGGGGGCTGGTGCACCTGGTCGTCGCCTACCTGGCGGTTCGCGTGGCGTCCGGCGACAGCGGCAAGGAGGCCGACCAGAAGGGTGCGCTGCAGGAGGTCGGATCCAGCACTGCCGGCCAGGCCGTGCTGTGGGTGCTGGCGCTCGGGCTGGTCGCGTTCGGGGTGTGGCAGTTCCTGATGGCCGCGGGCGGCTACCAGTGGCGGACCGACAAGGGCGCGCGGATCCGCAACCGGCTCGGCTCCGCGGCACGTGGGCTCATGGTGCTCGTGCTGGCCTACACCGCGATCCGGATCGCCACGGGCAGCGGGTCGGCCTCGGGCAACCAGCCGCAGCAGGAGCTGAGCGCGCGGCTGCTCCGGTTGCCGGCGGGACAGGCGCTGGTGGCCGCGGCCGGGGCGGTGGTGGTCGTGGTGGGGGTCGCCGCGGCCGTCAAGGGGATCAAACGCAGCTTCCGCCAGGACCTCGACCTGCCGCTGCGCGGCGGGACGTGGGTGGAGTGGCTGGGCTCGGCGGGGTACGTCGCCAAGGGCGTGGTGTACGTGATCATCGGCGGCCTGCTCGGCTACGCGGCGCTGCGGTCGGACGCCGGCCAGGCGGGCGGCGTGGACAAGGCGCTGCGCACGCTCGCGGCACAGCCCTACGGCGTCGTGCTGCTGGTGATCGTGGCGGCCGGGCTGGCCGCCTTCGGTGTCTACAGCTTCGCCGCGGCGCGGGCGCACAAGAGCTGA
- a CDS encoding FAD-dependent monooxygenase: MSTPAPGTVGIVGGGIGGLAAAIALRRVGIEAVVFEQAPAFGRVGADINLTPNAVRALDGLGVGERLRETAARPRYRISRTWDTGAETSRLPMAGVAERRYGSPQLTMHRADLLAALAEALPDGVVRLGSKLVGLSNQDRTRLSFADGAEFQPDVLVGADGIHSVVRTALFGPESPEFTGVVAYRAVVPAERVDVPNLDCFTKWWGPRPDTQIVTFPLNRGRDVFVFATTAQQEWRAESWTAPGDVAELRAVYSGFHPEARALLDACDSVLKSALYVRDPLPAWSAGRHTLLGDACHPMMPFMAQGAGMAVEDAVVLARALAEYSDAEVALKAYQAARLDRTRRVQLGSRGNDWLRDSTDADWLYEYDAWTVPLS, encoded by the coding sequence ATGAGCACGCCCGCACCGGGCACGGTCGGCATCGTCGGCGGCGGCATCGGTGGTCTCGCCGCGGCCATCGCGTTGCGCCGCGTCGGGATCGAGGCCGTCGTCTTCGAACAGGCACCGGCGTTCGGCCGGGTCGGCGCCGACATCAACCTCACCCCCAACGCCGTGCGCGCGCTGGACGGTCTCGGCGTCGGGGAGCGGTTGCGGGAGACCGCGGCCCGGCCCCGCTACCGGATCAGCCGGACCTGGGACACCGGTGCGGAGACCTCCCGGCTGCCGATGGCCGGCGTGGCCGAACGGCGGTACGGCTCGCCCCAGCTGACCATGCACCGGGCCGACCTGCTCGCCGCACTCGCGGAAGCGCTGCCGGACGGCGTCGTCAGGCTGGGCAGCAAGCTGGTCGGACTGTCCAACCAGGACCGCACCCGGCTGTCCTTCGCGGACGGCGCGGAGTTCCAGCCGGATGTCCTGGTCGGGGCCGACGGCATCCATTCGGTGGTGCGCACGGCCCTGTTCGGCCCGGAGAGCCCCGAATTCACCGGCGTCGTGGCCTACCGCGCGGTGGTCCCGGCCGAGCGCGTCGACGTGCCCAATCTGGACTGCTTCACCAAGTGGTGGGGACCGCGCCCGGACACGCAGATCGTCACGTTCCCGCTCAACCGCGGCCGGGACGTGTTCGTGTTCGCCACGACCGCCCAGCAGGAGTGGCGTGCCGAGTCCTGGACCGCCCCCGGTGATGTGGCCGAGCTGCGCGCCGTGTACTCCGGGTTCCACCCGGAGGCGCGGGCGTTGCTGGACGCGTGCGACAGCGTGCTCAAGTCCGCCCTCTACGTGCGCGACCCGTTGCCGGCCTGGTCGGCGGGGCGGCACACCCTGCTTGGCGACGCCTGCCACCCGATGATGCCGTTCATGGCCCAGGGTGCGGGGATGGCTGTGGAGGACGCCGTGGTCCTGGCCCGCGCGCTGGCCGAGTACTCCGACGCCGAAGTGGCGCTGAAGGCGTACCAGGCGGCGCGGCTGGACCGGACCCGCCGTGTCCAGCTGGGTTCGCGCGGCAACGACTGGCTGCGCGACTCGACCGACGCCGACTGGCTCTACGAGTACGACGCCTGGACCGTGCCGCTGTCCTGA
- a CDS encoding MBL fold metallo-hydrolase, which translates to MTVPPDAVTLRGDLGPAPLRVILLGTAAGPYPVAGRQGCASAVVVGDRVYLVDAGYGTVRKYAQSGLALRDLAAVFVTHLHSDHVVDLFSLFLLGWGPANAGVVAPVDVYGPGPEPGGAAGISGLVAGCLSAFGQDIAVRERTSTRPPLAKLVRTHELAVPAGEVLVHEDDRVRVTARAVPHPPLHLALGFRFETEHGVVAFSGDTARSDAVGELAADADLLVHEAMEPGFYRELGYSDQLLDFLAASHTAPADVGRLAAAAGARCVALSHVGPADPRHLSDEAWARRVRPHYSGRIVVGHDLTQLAPQAVQGGTS; encoded by the coding sequence GTGACGGTTCCGCCCGACGCCGTCACCCTGCGTGGCGATCTCGGCCCGGCGCCGCTACGGGTGATCCTGCTGGGCACGGCTGCCGGACCTTACCCGGTCGCCGGCCGGCAGGGCTGCGCGAGCGCCGTGGTGGTGGGCGACCGCGTGTACCTCGTGGACGCCGGTTACGGCACCGTCCGCAAGTACGCGCAGTCCGGGCTGGCGCTGCGCGATCTGGCCGCCGTGTTCGTCACGCACCTGCACTCCGACCACGTCGTCGACCTGTTCTCGCTGTTCCTGCTCGGCTGGGGACCGGCCAACGCGGGTGTCGTGGCGCCGGTCGACGTCTACGGGCCGGGCCCCGAACCGGGCGGCGCGGCCGGGATCTCCGGGCTGGTGGCGGGCTGCCTGTCCGCGTTCGGACAGGACATAGCGGTGCGCGAGCGGACCAGCACGCGCCCGCCGCTCGCGAAGCTGGTGCGGACGCATGAACTCGCCGTTCCCGCGGGCGAGGTGCTGGTGCACGAGGACGACCGGGTGCGGGTCACCGCCCGCGCCGTGCCGCACCCGCCGCTGCACCTCGCGCTGGGTTTCCGCTTCGAGACCGAGCACGGTGTGGTCGCCTTCTCCGGCGACACCGCGCGCAGCGACGCGGTGGGCGAGCTGGCCGCGGACGCCGACCTGCTGGTGCACGAGGCGATGGAACCGGGCTTCTACCGCGAACTGGGCTACTCCGACCAGCTGCTCGATTTCCTCGCCGCCTCGCACACCGCGCCCGCCGACGTGGGCCGGCTCGCCGCCGCCGCGGGCGCCCGCTGCGTGGCCCTGAGCCACGTCGGCCCCGCCGATCCCCGGCACCTGAGCGACGAGGCCTGGGCCCGCCGGGTCCGGCCGCACTACTCCGGCCGCATCGTGGTGGGGCACGACCTCACCCAGCTGGCCCCCCAAGCAGTCCAAGGAGGAACGTCATGA
- a CDS encoding MFS transporter, whose translation MSTAATPGTAQRDIAARLERLPMSRWQIGVRLIVGIVTFFEAFDQLLIAYTLPVISREWHMSTSAGTATLTIGSVGMLIGAFASGWVADRVGRVRVISVCVALTALCSLGMALCTSLLPFLVLRFVQGLAIGGEVPTAAAYISEISRAGRRGRFVLLYEVVFPAGLTVGALVAAWVIPHWGWPTLYVCAAVPGLVAVVLQRRVPESPRWLAARGRHEQALATMADIERRVSAATGEPLPAPAPATTAVAEPVRRGGLRELFTGRYRRRTLVLWTLWFVGYLANYGITSWLPTIYRGVFHVSIGQALWYSTATSAAGLIGCVIAALVVDRLGRRVVLAAGLGGTTAMLVVLGVIGADSPLKLIVLSSLAALFNFAVNISLYLYTPELYPTRSRALGCSMGGVLNRLGLITGPILVGLVYAGGAHLDAVFLLIGALTLVGTIVAAVFAEETSGRTLEEVSP comes from the coding sequence ATGAGTACCGCCGCCACACCCGGCACCGCGCAGCGTGACATCGCGGCGCGGCTGGAGCGCCTGCCGATGTCCAGATGGCAGATCGGCGTCCGGCTGATCGTCGGCATCGTGACGTTCTTCGAGGCCTTCGACCAGCTTCTCATCGCCTACACCCTGCCGGTCATCAGCCGGGAGTGGCACATGTCCACGAGTGCCGGGACGGCGACCCTGACGATCGGTTCGGTCGGCATGCTCATCGGCGCGTTCGCGTCCGGCTGGGTGGCCGACCGGGTCGGCCGGGTCCGGGTCATCTCGGTGTGCGTCGCCCTGACCGCGCTGTGCAGCCTCGGCATGGCGCTGTGCACGTCGCTGCTGCCGTTCCTCGTCCTGCGCTTCGTCCAGGGCCTGGCGATCGGTGGCGAGGTGCCCACCGCGGCCGCCTACATCAGCGAGATCAGCCGGGCCGGCCGGCGCGGCCGGTTCGTCCTGCTCTACGAGGTGGTGTTCCCGGCCGGGCTCACCGTCGGTGCGCTCGTGGCGGCCTGGGTGATCCCGCACTGGGGCTGGCCGACGCTGTACGTGTGCGCGGCCGTTCCGGGCCTCGTCGCGGTCGTGCTCCAGCGCCGGGTGCCCGAGTCACCCCGCTGGCTCGCCGCCCGCGGACGGCACGAGCAGGCCCTCGCCACGATGGCCGACATCGAACGACGGGTGTCCGCCGCGACGGGCGAACCACTGCCCGCGCCCGCGCCCGCGACCACCGCGGTCGCCGAACCGGTCCGCCGCGGCGGGCTGCGGGAGCTGTTCACCGGCCGCTACCGGCGCCGCACCCTCGTGCTGTGGACGTTGTGGTTCGTCGGCTACCTGGCCAACTACGGCATCACCTCGTGGCTGCCCACCATCTACCGGGGCGTGTTCCACGTGTCGATCGGCCAGGCGCTGTGGTACAGCACCGCGACCTCGGCCGCCGGTCTCATCGGCTGCGTCATCGCGGCGCTCGTCGTCGACCGGCTGGGCCGCCGGGTCGTGCTGGCCGCCGGGCTCGGCGGCACCACCGCGATGCTGGTCGTGCTGGGCGTGATCGGCGCGGACAGCCCGCTGAAGCTCATCGTGCTGTCGTCGCTGGCCGCGCTGTTCAACTTCGCCGTCAACATCAGCCTCTACCTCTACACGCCGGAGCTGTACCCGACCCGCAGCCGCGCGCTCGGCTGCAGCATGGGCGGCGTGCTCAACCGGCTCGGCCTGATCACCGGGCCGATCCTGGTCGGCCTCGTCTACGCCGGCGGCGCGCACCTCGACGCGGTGTTCCTGCTGATCGGCGCGCTCACCCTGGTCGGCACGATCGTCGCCGCCGTGTTCGCCGAGGAGACCTCGGGCCGCACGCTCGAGGAGGTCTCGCCGTGA
- a CDS encoding cupin domain-containing protein, whose translation MTTTEAGHQHLEELIDSCIATRESRFEDWETLGFQAKAGEEFRRAQVRYIGSGATGNHETDNRILPSEHFTFSNMRLPVGAVGPEHTHHDVEEVFFVLEGELEVTVHDVEDGTRTASRVLGYRDLIRVPAGVPRSLRNIGATDALFAVIIGAQKPQLPTYPPTSPMHGLTRD comes from the coding sequence ATGACCACGACCGAAGCCGGGCATCAGCACCTCGAGGAACTGATCGACTCCTGCATCGCGACCCGCGAGTCGCGGTTCGAGGACTGGGAGACGCTGGGTTTTCAGGCCAAGGCGGGGGAGGAGTTCCGCCGGGCGCAGGTGCGCTACATCGGGTCGGGTGCCACCGGCAACCACGAGACGGACAACCGGATCCTGCCCTCGGAGCACTTCACGTTCTCCAACATGCGGTTGCCGGTGGGGGCGGTGGGGCCGGAGCACACGCACCACGACGTGGAGGAGGTGTTCTTCGTCCTGGAGGGTGAGCTGGAGGTGACGGTGCACGACGTGGAGGACGGCACCAGGACCGCCAGCCGGGTGCTGGGCTACCGCGATCTGATCCGGGTGCCCGCCGGGGTGCCGCGCAGCCTGCGCAACATCGGGGCGACCGACGCGTTGTTCGCGGTGATCATCGGCGCGCAGAAGCCGCAGCTGCCCACCTACCCGCCGACCTCGCCGATGCACGGCCTCACCCGCGACTGA
- a CDS encoding MarR family winged helix-turn-helix transcriptional regulator → MARRQVSHPDAVDLMLEQWRREIPGVDASPLAVFGRLHRAFDRYQHQLTRVLGRFDVSISAFGILTALRRAGEPYRRTAGDLADTTLLTTGGITQRVDRLEAAGLVRRERDLEDRRVVYIGLTPEGLALTDKVVEAHFANERRMLAELTQNERAQLAKLLSKLEHSLEVSELQAEG, encoded by the coding sequence ATGGCCAGGCGACAGGTGTCCCATCCGGACGCCGTGGATCTGATGCTGGAGCAGTGGCGCCGCGAGATACCCGGGGTCGATGCCTCGCCACTGGCGGTGTTCGGGCGGTTGCACCGTGCCTTCGACCGGTACCAGCACCAGCTGACGCGGGTCCTGGGTCGCTTCGACGTCTCGATCTCGGCCTTCGGCATCCTCACCGCCCTGCGCCGGGCGGGGGAGCCCTACCGCCGCACCGCCGGGGATCTGGCGGACACCACGTTGCTGACCACCGGTGGCATCACCCAGCGGGTCGACCGGCTGGAGGCTGCGGGGCTCGTCCGGCGTGAACGGGACCTCGAGGACCGGCGCGTCGTCTACATCGGACTGACACCGGAAGGCCTGGCGCTGACCGACAAGGTGGTCGAGGCGCATTTCGCCAACGAGCGCCGGATGCTGGCGGAACTCACCCAGAACGAACGCGCGCAGCTGGCGAAGCTGCTGAGCAAGCTGGAGCACTCCCTCGAGGTGTCCGAGCTCCAGGCGGAAGGGTAG
- a CDS encoding MarR family winged helix-turn-helix transcriptional regulator has translation MTEIDLGEDPLALDRQVCFALSVASRSVIGIYRPLLKPYGLTHPQYLVLLALWDRAPRSVKDLAGTLRAEPATLSPLLKRLQALGYLTRERNRSDERALTVDLTDAGRALRAEAEKIPYRVVETLGMEVAELQQLHAALARVIAATDRLG, from the coding sequence ATGACCGAAATCGACCTGGGCGAGGACCCGCTGGCACTGGACCGGCAGGTCTGCTTCGCCTTGTCGGTCGCCTCCCGCAGCGTCATCGGCATCTACCGGCCACTGCTCAAGCCGTACGGGCTCACGCACCCGCAGTACCTGGTGCTGCTCGCGTTGTGGGACCGCGCGCCCCGGTCGGTGAAGGACCTCGCCGGGACACTGCGCGCGGAGCCCGCCACGCTGTCGCCGCTGCTGAAGCGGCTGCAGGCGCTGGGATACCTGACCCGGGAGCGCAACCGCTCCGACGAGCGGGCGCTGACGGTCGATCTGACCGACGCCGGCCGCGCGCTGCGCGCCGAGGCCGAGAAGATCCCCTACCGCGTTGTGGAGACCCTCGGCATGGAGGTCGCCGAGCTGCAGCAGCTGCACGCCGCACTGGCCAGGGTCATCGCGGCGACCGACCGGCTCGGCTGA
- a CDS encoding DUF5313 family protein, translating into MTERRRPHPFLWLWYAIGGRLPDEHRTWVLHDVTTRSWLWRHAARASVLLLPLMLVWLLLPGPLTLRLSLVLMAGLVGFFYSLVYAEESGENRLRKHGYPYGTGRQVRTQARDEAEREVKERYLARYRRPE; encoded by the coding sequence GTGACCGAGCGCCGACGCCCCCACCCGTTCCTGTGGCTCTGGTACGCCATCGGCGGCCGCCTGCCCGACGAGCACCGCACCTGGGTCCTGCACGACGTGACCACCCGGAGCTGGCTGTGGCGCCACGCGGCGCGAGCGTCGGTGCTGCTGCTGCCGCTGATGCTGGTCTGGTTGCTGCTCCCCGGCCCGCTCACCCTGCGGCTGAGCCTGGTGCTGATGGCGGGCCTGGTCGGCTTCTTCTACTCCCTGGTCTACGCCGAGGAGAGCGGCGAGAACCGGCTGCGCAAGCACGGCTACCCCTACGGCACCGGGCGGCAGGTGCGCACCCAGGCCCGGGACGAGGCGGAGCGCGAGGTCAAGGAGCGCTACCTCGCGCGCTACCGCCGTCCCGAGTGA
- a CDS encoding HdeD family acid-resistance protein, whose translation MAVHQSHGAFRMTYGDGMAGELRRVTGRWWAVALLGVATAVLGVLLLANLAAAVGTLAILVAIALFAEGADEIITAGRHRTRWPFYLLGVLWIVVGVIALAWPGITLLALAVLVGAGFVVGGIGQIAAALTWRRRLPLWGLWLALGVVTLLIGVVALVWPGLTILTLAIWLGIALLVRGIGELWFAFQLRRAHQAIER comes from the coding sequence ATGGCCGTCCACCAATCTCACGGCGCGTTCCGGATGACCTACGGCGACGGGATGGCCGGTGAACTCCGGCGGGTCACCGGCCGGTGGTGGGCGGTCGCGCTGCTCGGGGTCGCCACCGCGGTCCTCGGGGTCCTCCTGCTGGCCAACCTGGCCGCCGCGGTGGGCACGCTCGCCATCCTCGTCGCGATCGCGTTGTTCGCCGAGGGCGCCGACGAGATCATCACCGCCGGCCGGCACCGCACCCGCTGGCCGTTCTACCTGCTGGGCGTCCTGTGGATCGTCGTCGGCGTCATCGCGCTCGCCTGGCCGGGTATCACGCTGCTGGCGCTGGCGGTGCTCGTGGGCGCCGGGTTCGTCGTCGGCGGGATCGGCCAGATCGCCGCGGCGCTGACCTGGCGGCGGCGCCTGCCGTTGTGGGGGTTGTGGCTCGCTCTGGGCGTGGTCACCTTGCTGATCGGCGTGGTGGCGCTGGTCTGGCCGGGCCTGACGATCCTCACCCTCGCGATCTGGCTCGGCATCGCGCTGCTGGTGCGCGGGATCGGCGAGCTGTGGTTCGCCTTCCAGCTGCGGCGCGCCCACCAGGCCATCGAACGCTAG
- a CDS encoding glycoside hydrolase family 43 protein, giving the protein MTTAGTITDTLPSPGPYRLHRRRTTTTALSCLGILLASALLPGPMTHTAHAATAPRALLEQNFPDPDVLRTGSAYHAFATSGSAGRVPVAVAEDPDGPWRVTGDALAADPSWVDPAGGYWAPDVTRRADGSFLMYYSAVSTRDGHRCIGTAVAGSVTGPYQPTGDGPLICDPGDGGDIDPQTFQGRDGTRYLLYKGEHPGGGPSAIFVQKMTQDGGATTGPRTEILRADRPEENGVVEAPVIVQRGGRFVLFYSADDFRNATYHTRYATANSLTGPYTKADQPLLTTDSIGHAAEGPGGADVVDGRIYFHGWLNGQRSERGLFDLDLEFVRGVPQVS; this is encoded by the coding sequence GTGACCACGGCAGGCACGATCACCGACACCCTCCCGTCCCCCGGCCCGTACCGGCTCCACCGGCGCCGCACGACCACGACCGCGTTGAGCTGTCTGGGAATTCTGCTCGCGTCGGCGTTGCTGCCCGGGCCCATGACGCACACCGCGCACGCCGCGACCGCCCCGCGCGCGCTGCTGGAGCAGAACTTCCCGGACCCCGACGTGCTCCGGACCGGCTCGGCCTACCACGCCTTCGCCACCTCCGGGTCCGCCGGCCGGGTGCCGGTCGCGGTGGCCGAGGACCCCGACGGGCCGTGGCGGGTGACCGGGGACGCCCTCGCCGCCGATCCGTCCTGGGTGGACCCGGCGGGCGGCTACTGGGCGCCGGACGTGACCAGGCGGGCGGACGGCTCCTTCCTCATGTACTACTCGGCGGTGTCCACACGCGACGGGCACCGCTGCATCGGCACGGCGGTCGCCGGCTCCGTCACCGGCCCCTACCAGCCCACCGGCGACGGACCGTTGATCTGCGATCCCGGCGACGGCGGCGACATCGACCCGCAGACCTTCCAGGGCCGCGACGGCACCCGCTACCTGCTCTACAAGGGTGAACACCCGGGCGGCGGCCCCTCGGCGATCTTCGTGCAGAAGATGACCCAGGACGGCGGCGCGACCACCGGGCCGCGCACCGAGATCCTGCGCGCCGACCGGCCGGAGGAGAACGGTGTCGTGGAGGCGCCGGTGATCGTGCAACGCGGCGGCCGGTTCGTGCTGTTCTACTCCGCCGACGACTTCCGCAACGCCACCTACCACACCCGCTACGCCACGGCGAACTCGCTGACCGGCCCCTACACCAAAGCCGATCAGCCGCTGCTGACCACCGACTCCATCGGTCACGCGGCCGAGGGCCCCGGTGGCGCGGACGTGGTCGACGGGCGGATCTACTTCCACGGCTGGCTGAACGGGCAGCGCTCCGAACGCGGGCTGTTCGACCTGGACCTGGAGTTCGTGCGCGGCGTACCGCAGGTGTCCTAA
- a CDS encoding isocitrate lyase/PEP mutase family protein, with translation MTDLDGTGQREDAVGDLLGSGPPPRKRLRELLAAPGPLVAPGAYDALSARLIEQAGFDVVYLTGFGATASLIGRPDVGLLTGTEMVDQARRLAAAVDVPVIADADTGYGNALNVVRTVRAYEQAGVAGVHLEDQVSPKKCGHLSGKAVIPREEMAGKVRAAVAARRDPDFVIIARTDAAAVHGLADAVDRARAYADAGADLLFVEAPTSEEDLATVARELSGVAPLVFNWAEGGRTPPLSLERIGELGFSLVLYPIGALLAATAAVRALLETVRADGTPAAALPRLPSFGEFTDLIGLPEVHDLERRFAAESG, from the coding sequence GTGACGGACCTCGACGGGACCGGACAGCGGGAGGACGCGGTGGGAGATCTGCTGGGCTCGGGGCCACCACCCCGGAAGCGGTTGCGCGAGCTGCTCGCGGCCCCGGGACCGCTGGTGGCGCCCGGTGCCTACGACGCGCTCTCCGCCCGGCTGATCGAACAGGCCGGCTTCGACGTGGTCTACCTGACCGGGTTCGGTGCCACCGCGTCCCTGATCGGGCGACCCGACGTCGGCCTGCTGACCGGCACCGAGATGGTGGACCAGGCGCGGCGCCTGGCCGCCGCCGTGGACGTGCCGGTGATCGCCGACGCCGACACCGGCTACGGCAACGCGCTCAACGTGGTCCGGACCGTGCGGGCCTACGAGCAGGCCGGGGTGGCCGGCGTCCACCTGGAGGACCAGGTCAGCCCGAAGAAGTGCGGGCACCTCAGCGGCAAGGCGGTCATCCCCCGCGAGGAGATGGCCGGCAAGGTGCGCGCCGCGGTCGCCGCCCGGCGGGACCCGGACTTCGTGATCATCGCGCGCACCGACGCCGCCGCGGTGCACGGGCTCGCCGACGCCGTCGACCGCGCCCGCGCCTACGCCGACGCCGGTGCGGACCTGCTGTTCGTGGAGGCGCCGACCAGCGAGGAGGACCTCGCCACGGTCGCCCGCGAGCTGTCCGGGGTGGCCCCGCTCGTGTTCAACTGGGCCGAGGGCGGGCGCACGCCCCCGCTGTCGCTGGAGCGGATCGGCGAACTGGGCTTTTCGCTGGTGCTGTACCCGATCGGGGCGCTGCTCGCGGCGACCGCGGCGGTGCGCGCCCTGCTGGAGACCGTGCGCGCGGACGGCACGCCCGCCGCCGCGCTGCCGCGGCTGCCGTCGTTCGGCGAGTTCACCGACCTGATCGGACTGCCCGAGGTGCACGACCTGGAACGCCGCTTCGCCGCCGAGTCCGGTTAG